From the genome of Cervus elaphus chromosome 31, mCerEla1.1, whole genome shotgun sequence:
ATCAGGATCAGGCGctctaataaatacatgaaatttaCCTAAACAGAGAACTCTGGTTGAGCTAAAAACATAAACtggcatgaaaaaaatttttaaatatgttacagGATAGGAAGATATCCCAAACTAGATCCAGGTATGGCTCTCTTTAGAACCAGAGGTAAGCGGCCGTGGAGCTCTGTCTGGTCGgtccccctcctcctccgcccCGCCGTCCTAAcactctttccctccttccctcagaggaTGTCCTCCTTCCAGCTCAACCTCAACCCGCTCAAGGAGCCTCTCGGCTTCATCAAAGTCCTCGAGTGGATTGCTTCTATCTTTGCTTTTGCTACCTGTGGAGGTTTTAAGGGCAAAACAGAAATTCAAGTGTCTTGTGATAAAGGTGCTGAGAATAAAACGATTACAGCTACTTTTGGTTATCCATTCAGGTTGAATGAGGCATCATTTCAGGCACCTCAAGGTGTAAATGTCTGTCGTGTAGATTGGAAAAATTATGTCCTTATTGGAGATTACTCCTCTTCCGCGCAGTTCTATGTTACTTTTGCAGTCTTTGTCTTCCTGTACTGCATTGCTGCTCTTCTGCTTTATGTTGGTTACACAAACCTGTATCGTGATAATCGAAAGCTTCCCATGACTGACTTTGTAATTACTATTGTTGCAACTTTTTTGTGGTTGGTGAGCACTTCAGCCTGGGCTAAAGCTCTTACAGATATTAAAACAGCTACCGGTCCCAGCATTGTCCAGGAGCTTAAGCCTTGTAGTGTTCAAGGAACGTTGTGCCAGTTCGTCTCTGTAACGAGTATGGGGTCCCTAAACGTATCTGTGATCTTTGGCTTTCTGAATATGATACTTTGGGGAGGAAATGCATGGTTTGTGTACAAGGAGACCAGCTTTCACAGTCCATCAAATACTACTTCTCAAGGAGGTATTCCTCCTCCAACTGGAATATAATTGAAGGGAGAAGTACACTGTATGAAATAAATGTCTGTACTATGACCTGTTGCCAACACCTTGAGAAGcattttttgtttctaataaaaGTAATGGCTTTTTCAGTAAATTGGTGGGTTTAAAATTTTGCTGCTTTTTTACATAAAGCTTGTGCCTTTCCTAGAAATTTAAGATGTAAATGTATTCTCACATGTGAATTTGAAAATTCAGGGGCCTATTATGAGatgatacacatttttaaatgaacagtTATTTCTTCACTAAGTTGTTTTCCTTCCGAAGTGTTTACACCTTAAGCCTTAACATATATCTTCACTCAGAAAAGAGTTTTATTGTCGTATCATAATAGGAAGAAAATCTGTTTTGGAATATACACTACTGTAAGTTTGTACAGATCATATTCCCAAGACCTGTCTTTGTTTAAGAAAGTCTTGATTACATAAATCATATTTAGAAAAAACATTTAGTTAACAGTTTATATCTGAACATTGTTTATATGTTATGAAAAATGCTTAATTACAAAGACCGatgtatgttttatttctgtttttctaaatgaCCTACAGTACTTGGTAGGTGTACTAAAATTGTTTGGGGAGTGGGGTTTAGAGATTTCTAATAGATGTAGAGTTAATTTGATAATTCTCTGGCATGAGGTGTAAGCTTCCATATGCTGGTTATTTAATAGATTTGCTACATAAGTGAAACATGGTTCACCTAGATACTTTGATATGTATGGGCATTACTCCTAGTGATATTTGTTTGCTGTCTTTTGTTGCTTATGCTCCTTCAGTGCAGGCTGAGACCTAGTCTCCTGCAAGTAGAGTTAAATAATCTACTTTTTTTTGCAGACCCTATTCAtaggataaaaaaaattaagattgccTTTTActtttgaaacatttatattCAATGAAGTTGCTGTCTTGAGTTTAGTAttgatattgtgaaaatgaatgcAATTTGGATTTCACATTTCTTAATGTTTGTTCTTATTTCACAAATGGATAATTAAGGAATTATGCGTCGTAAAGAAGGAACCTAAGTGAGCTATATTATGGGTGTGCTGTCTTTGCTCACACATTTGGGTAGCTTCTGGAATATAGGGCTTATTCACGTTTTGCTTCCTAATCTTTCTGTTGTACAGGGCCAGATCTCCTCTTAGCCACATGATTGTTTTTATGTGAAGCACATCTTACTATTGCCTTATTTTGGTTGCTTTTGTTCACAAGAATTGTTAATATGAGAATGTGTATCCACCCTaataaagaagttaaaataaaaaaaaaaaaaaagaaccagaggTAACTTGTTTTATGCCTGTTTTTCTCACAAGATAAAGAATGTAACTAAATGGCAACAGAGTAGAATGAGCAGAAGTTGGACAGTGAGTAAAAACAGCTCTTGCTAAAGGTCAGAAAGTGACATTACCGAATGCTGTCTCCGGAGCCTCTTTTATAGGAGTAACTGGTTCAAAGACTATAGCAGGAACTGaccaaaaataacaataaaaaagaaatgttaaacatTTATACAGTCTCAGAGGGGTATGATTTAtctgtactcagttcagttcagtcgctctgtcgagtctgactcttcgcgaccccatggactgcagcacgccaggcctccctgtccatcaccaactcccacagcttgctcaaactcatgtccatcgagtcagtgatgccacccaaccatctcattctctgttgtcccatactcctcctgccttcaatctttcccagcactcaGGTACCAGTTTATCCCTCAGGAAGGATTGTCTTTGTCATCAGATAACGGTCCCTGAAAAGTGCCTGTGAAATTTCTCATTCTGTGATGATCCTAGTCTAGGTATCAAAGTAGACTGTGCCCACCTTGCTAAAACTGATCTTTGGAAAGAAACAGCAAGCTTTGCCCAACTGGAGTACTTCAGAGAGCAAGATAAAGGGCAGCCATTCAGTCTGTGGTTTAGCTGTATCCTCTATCACGTGCCTGGGGAAAGCCTGCCATACTGATTTCTTACATGAAACTCAAACTCCTAAGTCCAGCGGTGAAAAACCCTTTTCAACTGGCCCTATGAGCCCATTCAGTATAATAGCAGCTTCAGTATAAAGTTCTGATCAGCACTTGGAAgcctgacagaggagcctctgtctcctctcaCTGGTCTCTAGACATTCTGCCTTTCTGAAACTCTTCGTTCCCTGCTCCCTAGCCATCCATATTTATCACAGTTTGAATGCTCAAGTCTTTCTTAACTACTCTGGTCCACTCTGATTGTTTCTTTAAATTACACTTTGACAAACTATGGCCCATAGGCCAAATCTTGCCCATAGCTTGCTTTCATACAGCCCGTTTCCATTTTTAAGTGGTtgtaagaaaaagggaaatagATATCAAAGACTACCGGGGTCACAAAGCCCCCAGTATTTACTAAATTGTTCTTTATAGAAAATACTACCAACTCCTACCTGGATCTGTACTATGACTTATACAAGCTAGACAGTTACCAAGAAATAATCTATTTGCCCAAGTATATGTTTGTGGCACAGCTGTTTCAGTCTACTACACACATTCAATATATAAAGGATGAATAGCATCGAATGATAAGCCAATGAAACAGACATTTAGAGAGAAGATTCTAATTCACAGAGGAAGGGATTCAGATACCACCTAAGACCCATCCAGCTATGCTCTGCCTGCCTACTGTGGGGTGAAAGCGGCTGCTGATCCCGACTTGCCCCTTCACTTTCTCTAGACTCCACAGGGATGGGCTCCAGGATTCCTTCAGGACTCAGTGTGGTTTTAGATTTGGGATGGGGATGATGAATTCACTGAGGCACTTTGGGAGCTAAAGGAAGAAAACTTCAGGTTAATAGACTGGTTTGAGTTCCAGAAGCTGTGGATAGGATTATACCTGCTATAATTTCTTGAGTTTcaggaaatttttcttttgactttgaaATATTTGTCACTGTTTTTGATTATCGCCTCTATTTATCAATTATATtactatgaaaaacaaaaatcacatagAAATATTAGTTGATATATCAAGGAGATCCTCAAAAGtgatttctaaatgaaaaaaagttcCAAAAACCTACAGTGTTATGGTGATGGTGGGAGAAGGGTAGGGTGACTTTATACTAATGATGGGACACATAATTTCAATATACTGGCCTTGGacatattttctgtttcactcCTTACTGAACAAAAGACCATATCATTGCCTAAAATGACAACATAAAATCACACAGgttgtaaaaatgtaaaaatttaggTCTGGGCAAGAATTACATCACGCCATAACAGTTGGAACAATGTACTTGCTTGGATCAAGGACAGACACCCCACTTGCAACCCCACTGATTGTGTTTGAAACTCAGTAACACAGAATGTGATTAAAAGGTTACATGGGGATGAGATGCTACAAATTCAAACCCATTGCCTTAAGCATATATATACTAATCTAAGTTCATACTTGACTGTCTCAGTAACAAATGAGTTGTTTTAAGACTCcaatatattaagaaataattgAATGACAACAGAGAATGACAAGAGTCTTGTGAAGCAGGAGAAGCTGAGGTTATGATGGTGATGAAATGGGCTTCAAATGAGCAGAAGCAGATGCTGATGGACATGGTGGATCATTACCTACTGTTGTTTCTGGAGCTTCGGTCCTAAGACTGACTGGTTCAGGGATTGTGGCAGGAACTGAtcaaaagtaataaaagaaatcaaagagatttTTGTGAATGCATAAAATGTCAGAAAGTCCATCTTACCAGTAAAAATAATGCTTTgaaggggggagagggagggaaaggatgGATTACACAGAAAGTTAACATAAAAGGCAGGAATTATAGGGATGGGAGGTGAGAGGTGGAGGCAATGTGGAGTAGGGGGTCACACCAGGGTCTGTCCGCCACACACAGAACAGACAGCCAAAAAGAAGCTGAGACCATATCCCCTAAGAGACTAAGTCCTTAATGAAAACAGTGGCATTTAATAAACAAAGGATCAACCTCTCAGCTTGTGATATCATATTAAATTAGGTTATCTTCAGTTCTAAGAACAGGAAAAGCATGGTCCTGTGTAGAAATAGGGATCACTGAAGCCCACTGGATCAAATTTCAGCTCTTGAGTAGACATCCTAGTCCCCTTTAGTTCATTCTATGGGTACAGTCAAGGGAATATGTGAATAAGTCATCTTCTATCTGGTCACCAGCTTCATTCAGCACATTTCCTGTTTTCAGCCTTTGTCTCCTCAACCTTCCACTCATCCAAATTCTGTTCTGATATTTCTCCTAATTATCCCGGATCTCTTTCTGTTCCAAATATTTACATTTCCAGCACATAGCATTTGTACTATTTgagaaattattttacatttgtatACACACTGCCTTAtgttattttctatctttttatgCAGAAACAGCTTTTgtttacatatatacaaacagcttttgtttacaaaataattgggaaataaaacagaattactaCTTCTGATGTGTCTCACAGTTGCTAATACAGTTACAGGGATGTGGAAGGGATTAATAATACGAGTAGCTTTCACTCTTAAGAGATACGTAAGACATGTACTAATTATGTGCACAGAATTCAGGGTTCCAACTGGGATAGAATGTTTGGACTCCTTAAGCCAGAAATCACATATTTACCCAGTTTAGTCTGAGGTACTTCTGGATGGGGCGTGGTTTTAGGTTTGGGACGCGGACGACGGGGTCTCTTAGTTGTTGGAGCTGAAGGAAGAAAATCTAGGATTAATATAGTTCTGATGGCTCCATTAACTCTGAATAGAATGATATAACCAGACTCTATGCTTTCTAAAATTTATCAGTTTCTTTGAGTGGAGACAACTTTGTTACCTTAGTTTGAAATTTTCTCCTTTAACAGATTAGCAGGTTTCCTTTTATGACTAAGAATTCTCTAgagattaaaaattatattacagTTATGTTTAAGAAATGAAGATGAGGCATTATCATTTCCTTGAAACCATCTCTAATGAGAAATCAGGCTAAACTCTGATGGTATGCAAGAAGTTCAAACCATCCTGTATTATCCtcttataatttaaaacaattagGTTTGGGCAAGTTTTCCACTTGATAACTTACTAGAATAATGACACAAAATTAGATGAGacattaataaaacaaaagtcaTGTAAATCTTGAACTATAGAAAGTAAAATGCTTAAAGAAACTTCGTGGTATAATAATTGACACTCTGTTGGTGGTCTAAATAAAGGATACATGGAAAATCACATTTGGACCCCAGTTCTAACAATCAGACAGTGTAAACACAGACTCAGATAGATGAGATGCAATTACAAGCTGGGAGATGGAGTCAACAGCTGTCTCAAAGTTTATACACATTAATATTGGAAAGAAGGCCTTAGGATGACAACAAATTACGACATCATCATCTCTATAGCACCACAGATAAGTGTGAAAACGAGTAGAGAAAACACACCCGGAAGGGTATAAAGGATCATTACCTAAAGATGTCCCAGGAGTAATAGGTTCAAAGTCTGTAGCAAGAAATgatcaaaataataattaaaaaagaaatgttaaatgcATAAGAAAAGTCACCAAGCTCTCTTGAAAATGCACTTTACCAGAGTAGCATTGGTTCTACTGCcagaaagcaaaatttttaaagttctgaggTGAGGGTACAAAGGTACATGACGTTATAAAACCTCCATATAGTTACCTACAAGTGTTGCTTTTATATTACCTTATAATACAGTAGAAGACTCTGCTTAGAGAAATCTTTAGGTATTTGTCTAATAACATTATGGTTAACAATTATGAGAAAATAATGTGAAAGTATAATTTTAAACACTATATATTGGAAAACAATTAGAATCTATGTCATGATAGATCCAATTGTGGATAGATTGGTAATGAATAACCAAAATAGGCAAGGCTCTTGTTTGTTGAGAGTTCACTTTGGAAAGGCCAAGACCTCTGTCCAAATAGAGGTCTATAAAAGAGCAAGATACAAAGGGTCATTCAGTCTGAAAAACATGTCAATGCAACTCTCTGCTATCAGGACAGAAAAGAGCTGACCCAGGGAGGATAGGGGAGTATCCTGCAGCTAAGCAGCTCAAATGCAGTCACTGAAGTCAGGCATTCAAGGTCGTCTTCATGGACCCACTAAAAAGCAGCATCACTGTCCACAGTTTCTGAGCACCAGCCAAGTAAACATTGCTTTCCTCCTTTCTCACAATCAAGTTCTCCTTTAAGTCCTATCTTTCTTCTGTCACCCACACATATGGCACCTTCTTTCTTGTCTTTATGGTATTCCTCCTCATTCCTCCAACAAATCTACAAACTACACACATTTCAAGGTCCACATTACACTTACCGGCCCATGGATCTTTCACTTCTCTAAGAATAAACTATGTGTCTAACAGTTGGTAAAACGCAGTAAGTAAGTAAGTTGCCCATATTCCTTTCTACCCATTTATGAACAATTTCACACAAGAGCCGCATCCTCACTCAATGAAGCcaagtcatttgtttttttctaaactatTCCTCACGATGCTAATGCGGCGGTTCATCAAATAAGAGATTAACTGGACTAAATAGGTTACTCAACTAGCTAAGTTTTTGCTGAGCCAGAGTCAAAGAGAAAACATAATCGAATGGTGAGAGAAGCAAATAAAATACAAGGTACCAAGAAGGTCCTAAGAAGCATGAGCAAGTCACTCATCCTGACTAAAGCATTTGCAACTTGGGCACCATCCTGAGGGATCACAGGGTTACTAGGCATCGAGTAATTACACTCCTACCACAGCATCACATCTAACAGAGGTCCATAGGCACCAGGAACCACATATTTACCTAGTTTGGTCTGAGGTGTCTCGGGTCTTGGTGTGGTTTTATGTTTGGGACGTGGACGTGGGCGACGTGTCCTTGTTCTTTGTGATGTTTTTGGAGCTGAAGAGAAGAAACTGGTTAATGCTGTCTTATGACTTCAGAGGAAAAGGATTATTCATGGCTGTAGGTTTTCTAAAATTGTGCTAGATTTTCTTGGGTCTTGAGAAATTTGTCTCTCTGGTTTGAAATTTTTTCATCTACAGGCAAAAAAATTTGTGGGGGTGTCTGCTGACAGTTCATTTGAGAAAGAACATATAACCTTATTTTAATTATCTGAAAACTTTACTATTATTGCTAGTACCAAATTTTCAAAAAGGACCCTGATCCAAGGGAAATCAGAAGTATAACATTCTATATCACATTAGAGAGGGGTCCAGACTCTCCTGCTTTGTGTTATATTTAGAAATTAGCTGGTTTAGATATTAATTTGGATTATACTTAGAAATTACTTGGTTTAGGCATATATATCATATCTTAAAACAACTTTCCATTGCTGGCCATAGAATTATATCTGATGTTAAtaaggcatgcatgctcagtcatgttcaactctttgtgacaccatgaactgaagcctgccaggctcctctgtccatgtaattccccaggcaagaatattggagtgggtgccatttccttctccaggggatcttcccgacccagggatcaaacccatgtatcctgcatcccctgcattggcaggcaaattctttaccactgagccacctgggaagccctgtttataGGGAAGAGACTC
Proteins encoded in this window:
- the LOC122687355 gene encoding synaptophysin-like protein 1, whose amino-acid sequence is MSSFQLNLNPLKEPLGFIKVLEWIASIFAFATCGGFKGKTEIQVSCDKGAENKTITATFGYPFRLNEASFQAPQGVNVCRVDWKNYVLIGDYSSSAQFYVTFAVFVFLYCIAALLLYVGYTNLYRDNRKLPMTDFVITIVATFLWLVSTSAWAKALTDIKTATGPSIVQELKPCSVQGTLCQFVSVTSMGSLNVSVIFGFLNMILWGGNAWFVYKETSFHSPSNTTSQGGIPPPTGI